A region of Rhizobium grahamii DNA encodes the following proteins:
- a CDS encoding DNA helicase, with protein sequence MKLSAPIFQLKRRAKLMARNDKVPLNQALDQIARDEGFARWSLLSSRMSSGPLSQTILSRLGDGDLLLLAGRPGHGKTTLGLQLLIDAVRAGRTAFLFSLEFTEQQASKHLRSLEGDTDRIADRVRIVTSDEISADYIISHLAGSKPGTVAVIDYLQVLDQNRSKPVLSEQVQTLGDFAQRTGVVLGFISQIDRSFDPASKRLPDIRDIRLPNFVDLGLFNKACFLHEGEAQLQDVA encoded by the coding sequence ATGAAACTCTCTGCACCGATATTTCAGCTCAAGCGCCGCGCCAAGCTGATGGCACGGAACGACAAGGTTCCGCTCAACCAAGCATTGGACCAGATCGCCCGCGACGAGGGGTTTGCAAGATGGAGCCTACTTTCGTCCCGAATGTCTTCCGGGCCGCTTTCGCAAACGATCCTGTCTCGCCTTGGTGATGGCGACCTGCTCTTACTCGCCGGGCGTCCCGGCCACGGCAAGACCACCCTTGGGCTTCAGCTTCTGATCGATGCAGTCCGCGCTGGCCGCACGGCTTTCTTGTTCAGTCTGGAGTTCACCGAGCAACAGGCAAGCAAGCATCTTCGATCGCTGGAGGGCGATACTGACCGCATTGCCGACAGGGTGCGAATTGTCACGTCCGATGAGATCAGCGCGGACTACATCATAAGCCATCTGGCGGGGTCGAAGCCTGGAACGGTCGCGGTCATCGACTATCTGCAGGTGCTCGACCAGAACCGGAGCAAACCCGTTCTTTCCGAGCAGGTTCAGACGCTCGGCGATTTCGCGCAACGGACGGGCGTTGTGCTCGGCTTCATCTCGCAGATCGACCGGTCGTTTGATCCGGCAAGCAAACGGCTTCCCGATATCCGCGATATCCGCCTTCCGAACTTCGTCGATCTCGGCCTTTTCAACAAGGCCTGCTTCCTTCACGAAGGGGAAGCCCAGCTGCAAGACGTCGCCTGA